AGGAATTTCCCCTACATCACCGATTTCACGAAGAAGCCGTTCGAGGGTGTGGCCTACGTCCAGGACAAGATCGAGATGAACGCGTTCGTCATGAACCTCGGCCTGCGCTTCGACTATGCAGATCAGCTCTCGCCGTTCCGCAACAATCCTCTTGACCAGAAATCGGTTATCGAATCGAGGCCGAAATTGCAGTGGAGCCCGAGGCTGGGTGTGGCCCACCCAATCAGCGACAAGACGTCGCTCCATTTCTCGTACGGCCATTTCTTCCAGAACCCGGATTACACGCGCCTGTACGAGAACAGTCAATATGATATCAACGTGCGTGAGCCGATCTTCGGCCAGCCCAACCTGGACGCGGAGCGGACGACCGCCTACGAAGTCGGAGTGTCTCACCAGTTTTCTGACGCCATCGTCGGGTCCTTCACTGCATACTACAAGGATGTCATCGGGCTCGTGGGGACCCGGTTCTTCCCTCCATTTGTCGAGGGCCGGTTTGTCGGCTACACGCTCTATATGAATGAAGCGTACGCGAACATGAAGGGTTTCGAGATGCGTGTCGACATGCGGAGGACAAAGTACCTCTCAGGATCGATCACTTATACCTACTCAGTGGCGAAGGGAAGTGCATCGTCTGAAACGGAAGACTACCCGGGAACGACGCAATCGACGCTTCTCTATCCGCTCTCGTTTGACAAGCCGCACCTCTTCAATCTGAATGCGAACCTCTATCTTCCCGATAACGATGGTCCGGCGTTGCTCGGCATACGCCCGCTCGCGAACACAGTGTGGAACGTTGTTGTCCGCGCGAGCAGCGGATATCCCTACACCCCTGCCCCGTTCGGCAGAGTGGTCAGCTACATCGAGAAAAACTCCGCCCGGATGCCGATGACCTACTCGGTAGATGCCCAGATCAACAAGCAGTGGTTGATCGGAAAGGCGAAGCTCACGGTGTTTGTCGAGCTCCTCAATCTGACAAACCACAAAAACGTTCTGTATGTGTATAGCGATACAGGCGAACCGGATGCTTCGTATTCCGGAGGCTATTCGCAGGACTACATCCAGGATCCAAGCAATTTCGGGCCGCCCCGCCGCATCCGGCTGGGGGCGCGCTTTGGCTTCTAATCCCTTACTCGAGAGCTGAACCTATGAAACCATTCGCAGCCATATTCCTCATCTGTTGCCTGATGTTCTCATCACAGGCGCAGGATCTTCAGAAGAAGGACCGTAGTGACCGCGATCGCTCGGAGGGGGGAACCTCGACGCAGGGTGTCGTGGACCGGGCCGGCGGGTCTCACAACAAAAGCAACATCGGCTCGTTTTTTGAGAACAGGGGCAAGCTCTACGCACGTACCCTGTCACAGGGGGTGTCGGGTGAATTCCCGCTCGGCAGTCTCCACGAATACATCTATCGTGTCGCCCCGTATGTCGGGTTTCCCGGCAATGTAATCCAGGGACGGTTCACGACCAACGAAGAGTGGGAGGCTGTGCCGGGCTATGCAAACCGGGACAGCGCCCGGGTCGCATTCAGCGACAAGCCGGCTACGTGGCCAGCGTCCGGCTGGCCGGTGAAAGACGCTTCGGGAAAGCCCGTGATCGTTTCAAACCAGGACAGCTACTGCGTCTATAGCGACTCCAATAATACGCGGAAGGTACTCGGGATTCAGGTGAACCAGATCGGGTACGCGTTCAGTCAGAAATCGATTCGCGATCTGATCTTCTACACGTTCCTCCTCACAAACAACTCGAAGAATACGTACGACAGTCTCTACTTCGGTCTCTACGCAGACATCGAGCCGGGGGGGTATGACGTCGCAGAAGACTACAATTTCAATCGGTACGTGCTCGACAAGAAGTGGAATCGCCTGTACGCCTATCACGTGAACGGGCATTCAGTGGAGTGGAATGCCCCAACAGGGGTCTTCGGTCTCATGATCATGAAGACGCCCAAAGTAAACGGGGTAGAACCGGGAGTCACCGACTGCCACTGGTGCCTTTACTCCGACGACAAGATCGACGATGACAACGTGGAATTTGGCAGGATGGCCAGCACGCGATCCCTCTACGAATCGAGTGTCGGACCGAAACACTTCCATCTTGGGGCCAATGCGCCGAATCTCCACTTCGATGACTTCGCTTCGTCGCAGCCCGCAGCGGGGACTGCGCCGATCTCCATCCTCAGTTCAGGTCCATACCGGATTGCGCCGGGGGACACGTTGAAGTTTGTGACTGCCATGGTCGCCGGCAACACCGTCGAGGAACTCGATTCCACGACCGTGCATGCGTACAATCTGGTGGCGAACAATTTCAGAGTCGTCCAGCCGCCGCAGTCGCCCAAGGTTTCTGTCACGCCCGGAGACGGTCGTGTGACAATCGCCTGGGACAACCGCTCTGAATCTGTGCGCGATCAACTCACAGGCCAGCTCAACTTCGAAGGATACCGGATCTACAAGAGCGTCGACAAGGGCGTGCACTGGGACCAGATAGACCGGAACCTTCAGCCGAACCTGGGCGCTGATCCGGTCCCGCTTGCGTCGTTCGATCGTGTGAACGGAAACGGGAAGGACAATGGAATTCAATATCGATACCTCGATACGACCGCCACGAACGGTTTTGAATACTGGTACACCGTGACAGCCTACAGCCAGGTCGGAAGCACCGTTCTCGAATCGCCGCGCGGAACATCTGCGGACGATCCTAATTTCGGTATCGTAGTCCCCAGAACGAAAGCCGTGGGGAGAATTCCGGTCACAGCAACGACGCCGGCGCAGGCAGGCACGGGCACGGCGCGTGTACTGTTCGATATCGCTGCGCAGGACAACCCGGATGCCGGAGGCCGGCTGCATACCGTGAGCTTCGCTCCGCTCACGAGCGTGGAACAAGGATTGTTTCTCACACAGATAAGTGTCAGCGTGAGCTCGATCGGTCCGAACACATCGGATGCGTTCAGTCTCACATTTACCGGCGCCGGTCAGTTCGTTCTCCGTAACCTCACGAAACGAACGGTCGTCAATGCGGCGGGGACGTATACCTCCGGCGTTGCCATTTCTTTTGAGGGACTTCGGCTGACCCTCACGGACACTTCAGCAATACTCAGCGACAGGCCGGCGGCAGGAGACTCCATCGTGATCAGGCCGGGAGTACAGGTCGCGAGCGGGACAACGTCTGCGATGCCGCTTGAGTCCTTTTCGTACGGAACGTATTACAGCACATCGACAGGATTGACCTTCGCCCTGTTCCTCACAGACACGCTGGCGCAAAGCAAGGTCACATACAATGACAAGTTCACATTCACGACAAGCGCGGCAGGTGCCACACAGGCATTGACCAACGCTGATCTGGAGAGGATCAAAGTGGTGCCGAATCCGTACCTGGTCTCTTCGCTGTATGAGCCGGAATTCGGAGCGTTGCGCAGGGAGCCCGTCCGTGTGTTGAAGTTCAACAACCTCCCGCCGCGCTGCACGATCTACATCTTCAGCATGGCCGGAGACAAAGTGCAGACAATTGAGCACAACAGTGACAACGGAACCGAGACGTGGAACCTGAGAGCATCCGGGGGGAGAGAGATCGCCCCGGGTGTGTATCTCTACCTCGTCAAGACCGACACCGCAGAGAAACTTGGCCGCTTCGCGGTCATCAAATAGGAGACCAGCCATGAAAAGATCAATATTGTTACTCGCCGGCCTCTCTATCAGCCTGTGCAGCGTGCTCTTCGCACAGAATCCGAACGTCGGCACCGCGGGGGCCCAGTTTCTGAAAATTCCAGTCGGCCCGCGGGGAATCGGCATGGGGGGCGCTTACGTCTCGAACGCAGGCGACGCATCTGCTCTGTTCTGGAATCCCGCAGGTATTGTCCATGTCCCTGAAAATGAACTCTTTGCCTCTAACACGTCGTGGTGGGGAGGGGTGAACCTGAACCATGCCGCGTTCGTCCATTCGTCTGAAGATGTTGGATCGTTCGGAATATCGATGAGTCTTCTGACCATGGGGGAGATGGAGGTGACGACGGAACTGCAGCCCGAAGGAACGGGTCAGAAGTTCGACGCGCAGGACCTGATGCTGGGCGTCAGCTATGCCCGGTCTCTCACGAAGGATTTCAGCGTCGGCGTGACGATGAAATATATGAACCAGAGAATCTGGAACGAGACGTCGGGGGGGCTTGCGTTCGACATCGGAACCCAGTACCGCATCGGCTTCGGGGATCTGACGATCGGCATGAGCATGACGAATTTTGGCCCGGACATGAAATATGACGGGCAGGACCTGGACGTCAAGTACGACGCAAGCAATCAAAACCCGAACAACAGGCTCGCTCCTGCGACGCTTGCAACGGACGACTATCCGTTGCCGCTGCACTTCCAGGTAGGCGCGTCGATGACGATTCTGAACACAGAGAGCATCAAAATCCTGGTTGCTGCCGATGCCGCTCATCCCAATGATAACCGGGAGAGGATCAATGTGGGGACTGAGCTGACAATCCTCGGCCAGGTATTTCTCCGCGGCGGCTACAGGTTCAACTATGATCAGGAGACGGCGACGTTTGGAGCCGGCGTTGTGGCCCCTCTCGGCGGAAGCAGTCTCCGGTTTGACTATTCCTACGCGCTCTACAATCTCCTTTCCAACGTCCACAGGCTGTCGGTGGGTATTACGTTCTGACACCTCTATCGACCTGACACAATACGAAGGGGCTGACTCACGTTCGAGACAGCCCCTTCGTTGTTTTGCTCGCGTTAGGCGGAAAACACGCCGCATCTGGAATTCGTGAGTTGCTAGTGCAGGTTCACGCAAATAATCTTGTGGATTTCAACGCAGAGACCTGCCCGCCTCTGAGAGTTCAAGAAGGCAGGCGGGCGCTGAGGTCGCGCCAGCCCGCCGTGCGGTCTGGCGGGGAGAATCGCAGAGGGAGAAGCTTGACAATCTCTCCGTGCCTAAGCGGTCTCTGTCTACCCCGACGCCCTGAGCGACGCTGAGCGATCCCGAGCGAAGCGCGACGTTTCTTGTCGTGACGAGTCGAGGGAGAGTCGAAGCGGAGCCGAAGGATTGTCGGGGCGACTCTGCGTTAGAAACCATAAAAATAAGAAATACAATATTACTTTTTGGAGACGGCACTAGATGAGGTGATCGAGGTCGCGGGATCCGTGAACCACGCGATGTATTTCAATCTCGCGGCCGCGGACGACGTAGAAGACGAGGTATGATTCAACTATCATGACACGATATCCGTACTCTCGAAGCCTTAGATGCCGTGGAACCCGTCCCAGTGACGGATGCCGCGCAAGGAGGCCGATCCGCTCATCGAACTTCTCCACAAACGACAAGGCCCGATGCGGGCTATCTTGAGCAATGAAATCGAAGATTGAGACGAGGTCGTCTTGAGCAATCGGGAGATAGCGAAGCGTGAACTTAACGGACATTGGCTCTTCGGCGAAGTTTGGTCATCATGAGTTCGTGGGTAATGCCCTTCTTCTTTGCTGCTGATTGTCCTTGAGCTACTCCCAGCTTCTCAAAGAGGTCAACTTGCCCTTTCAGGCGTTCATAGTGGCTGATGCTCATAACAACCAGATCACCTTCGCCGTTGGTCGTCAAATACACCGGCTCGTCTTCTTTGTGACAAATCATGGCAATTTCTCGAGTTCGGTTGCGCAAGCTAGAGATCGACTTGATTATAGGCATTGATACTCCTCTATTGTCCTTAGAATGAGCGCAAATTAGTGCATAATTATGATATAATCAAGTATTGGTGCCTCTTGTTGTGCGACAGTTGAACTGTTGGACATGAAAATGCTTCGACAGATTTGCTGGCGAAGAACAGTTTCTTCTTACCGAGGGCTGGGTCAAAGGTAGCTTCATTTGGGCTGGCCACTGTCAAAACAAACGGGGCAAGCACTTGCTTGCCCCGTCGTTGTCCCCGGCACTTCTGAGCACATATTCCCATCGATAAGACTTAGTGCCTCCGCGTCTTTGCCTGCCCGCCTCGGGCAATTCCAGAGGCAGGCGGGCGTGAGACTCTTTCTACCAGATTCTACTTCGTCCCCGGCATCGGTTTCCGCGGGAACTTCTCAGGCTGCATCGCCGCGTTATAGGCAAAGATGGCCATGATCGCCGAAGCCTGTTTCAGATCTCCGTCCTGCGCACGATCCCAGACGTCTTCGTTCGAATGGTGCGTACGCGTATTGTAGTCGATCGGGTCCTGGATGAATTGGAATCCGGGAAGCCCGACGCCGTCGAACGAAAGATGATCCGTGCCGCTGGTGTTAGACAGCGACAACGTCTGAGCGGTAGGGTCGTTGTACTTCGCGAGCCACTCACGGAAGATCAGCCGAACCGATTCATTCCCCTGCATCCAGACGCCGCGCACTTTCCCCGTTCCGTTGTCGTGGTTAAAATAGACCGAGAACTTGTCATGCTCGGCTTTCTTCTTTATCGGGCCTCCGCGTCCCATCATCATGCTGATAAAATCGCCGTCCTGCTCTGCGAAGTGCCTGGCGACATACGCCCGCGACCCGAACAGCCCCTGCTCTTCGCCTCCCCACAGTCCGATGCGGATCGTCCGCCGCGGCTTCAAGCCGAGCTTCTGCAGAATGCGGACAGCTTCCATGCAGACGGCAGTGCCCGTTCCGTTATCGGTCGCGCCTGTTCCGGCATGCCACGAATCGAAGTGTCCTCCGATCATGACGATTTCATCCTTCAGGTCGGTACCGGGAATCTCGGCAACGATGTTGAATGCCGAATCCGGCTTCGTCATCGATACTTCAAGGTTGATCTCGGCAGTGACCTTTTGTCCCTTTTCGATCATCCGCATGATTCTATTATAATCTTCAGTGGCGATCGAAACCTGCGGCACGATTGCGGGAGCTTTCTCGCCATAAGCGCTTGTCGCCGGGCTGAAAAGATCTGAAAGACCTTGAGGCACGTAGCCGGATGACGCTTCTGCTGTAAAAACGGTCCCGTCATCCCCGCTCGCATTGTTGACGATCACCGCTGCTCCTTCTTTCTGGCAGAAGGCCAGTTTCTTCGCGCTCCATTGCATCATCTTGACGTAGTACTGAATCATCGACGAATCGGGCATCGCACCGCCGACCGGCATATCTGCGTTGGCATAGCGCACCAAGGCTGAGTCGGTGAAACGCGTGGCGTCGGCCTGGAAGTGTGCCCGCAGCGGCCGAGGTGCGTCAAGGAGAACGATCGCGTCTTTCAGCTTTCCTTTGAACGTCTCAAGATCGGATTCTGCGCCGGCCTTGAGATATACCACTTCGCCGCGCACCGGTCCGTCTGTGCTGGGAGACCATGCTTTCGGATACGCAATCAGAGGGAATGCTTTCGGTCCCAATACCTGAGCGGAAAATCTCTTGAGCGTCCAACCTTTTCCAACCGGAGCCCAATTCTCATAGTGGACGTCCTGCAGTCCCCACTCCTTGAGCTTGCCGCTTGTCCATTGGGCTGCTTGCTTGTACTCCGGTGACCAGGTGAGTCGTGGACCGTAGACGTCACAAAGATAGCTCAACGTCTGCATGACCTCCGAACGTTTGAGTGCTTCGTCCTTGATCGCAGCGATCGCAGTCGTGTCGACAAACGGACGCGCCGGCTGTGAAACTGCAATTGCGGTGGCGAGGACGAGAGCCGCGAAAACAAAAAAGAAGCTTCTCTTCATCGGGAATTCTCCTTCTTGAGGTGGAGTGAACGGTGTGGATTAGTGAGATTTCAAACCGGTAATTGTCAGGCTGAATCTTAAGTTTACGGCGGTCTGGCAGTGTTGGTTGCGGCTCTCTGTAACCTTCTGCAGTGAGCCTGAAAGAATATGAGATTTTTTTGCCAAAGTTGCGAATGACTGCAACATCCGGTTTTGCTTTTCAGTCAAACTCTGGCAACATTTTGAGCGAAATCACGATCGCTCTTAGTCCTGTCTCCCACCGAGGATCGTATGCGACGCCCAACATTCTTCCTCGTTCTTCCCCTGCTACTCGTTCTGGTGATACATGTTGGACTTTCTCAAACTCCCCGCAAGGATACTTTGGAGTTCAAGTATCCCGAAGTCGTCGTGACGGGATCCCGCATGACGCTTCCTCTGAAGGAGATTCCGTTCTCGACGAGCATCGTCGGGCCTGAGGTTGTTCAGACCCTGTCCAGGGCTGTGGCGATGGACGAGGCCCTGAAGCTGGTACCCGGCGTCAAGGTCGACAATCAGGCCAACGGAGGACGGGTGCACCTCTCCATCCGCGGGCAGGGGATTTTGACAGAACGAGGAATACGCGGAATCAAGATCCTCCTCGATGGCATACCGCTCAATGACCCGACCGGATTCGCCCCCGATTTTTTTGATGTCGAGTACGCAGCCCTCGAGAGAATTGAAGTTCTTCGGGGACTTGCGGCGTCGATCTACGGCGGCAGCGCATCAGGCGGCATCATCAATATTGTGACACAGAATGCTCACAATGTGCCGATCTCTGGCGATGCGGCGTTCACGGGTGGTTCAAATGGGTTTTGGAAAGCGTTTGGCCAATTCGGAGGGAGCACACCCGCGATCAATTACAGGGTTTCACTCTCCCGGACGATGGGGAACGGGTACAGGGATCACACCCATTTCTGGTCGAACATCGCCTATGGAAAAGCAACGTGGACTCCATCGGCAAGTTTTCAGCTGAATCCTATCTTCTCCCGCTCGGAGACATTTCATGAGAATCCCGAGGGGATCAACCTTGATCAGTATAAGCAGAACGCGCGTCAGGCAAACCCCGATGCAATTCCGTTCAACGAGTACCTCGCGACGAATCGAACGACCGTTGGCACCACCGGCTCACTCCGTTTCGGTGAACGCCAATCTCTGGATTTTGGCGCGTATGTGAAAGGCACGTTGTTCACGGAAGCGAACAACCGGACATTCAATCACAGGACGATCTCGACACCGGGCGCATCCATTCAATACACTGTTCGATCAGGTGAGGAGGCTGATCATCTGAGGGGCAGGCTGAGTTTCGGCGTCGATGCCCAGTGGCAATCGATCGACGAGCACCGTGTGGACAACCTGCATGCGGTCGAAGGCGACACCATCCGTTCCAAGGAAGAGATCGAACAGAGCGGGGCGGGCGTGTTCCTTCTCGGCAAGCTTGACCTCGGCCGCAACTATGGATTGATGGCGTGTCTTCGGTACGACAATATTCACAATGAGCTGAAGGACTTGCTCAAGACTCCACTGGATCTGTCGGGCAATGCCGACTTTTCCAGGACCACGGCTCGGGTAGGCTTCACCTATTCACCGCAGCAGGATGTGACGATGTTTGCCAGCTGGGGGCAGGGATTCATGCCTCCTGCGACAGAGGAACTGGCCCAGAACCCGGATCATTTTGGCGGCTTCAACACTCACCTCACGTCAGCCACATCGGAAGGATTCGAAGTGGGAGTCAGGCAAACGATGGGAAGCCACCTGCATTACGAGTTTACGGGATTCTCCCTGATAACGGCGAACGATTTTGATCGATACCGCATTGCGGATCCGCTGCGCAACCAGGAGACGTTTTATAGAAA
The Ignavibacteriales bacterium DNA segment above includes these coding regions:
- a CDS encoding PorV/PorQ family protein, whose product is MKRSILLLAGLSISLCSVLFAQNPNVGTAGAQFLKIPVGPRGIGMGGAYVSNAGDASALFWNPAGIVHVPENELFASNTSWWGGVNLNHAAFVHSSEDVGSFGISMSLLTMGEMEVTTELQPEGTGQKFDAQDLMLGVSYARSLTKDFSVGVTMKYMNQRIWNETSGGLAFDIGTQYRIGFGDLTIGMSMTNFGPDMKYDGQDLDVKYDASNQNPNNRLAPATLATDDYPLPLHFQVGASMTILNTESIKILVAADAAHPNDNRERINVGTELTILGQVFLRGGYRFNYDQETATFGAGVVAPLGGSSLRFDYSYALYNLLSNVHRLSVGITF
- a CDS encoding type II toxin-antitoxin system RelE/ParE family toxin, yielding MSVKFTLRYLPIAQDDLVSIFDFIAQDSPHRALSFVEKFDERIGLLARHPSLGRVPRHLRLREYGYRVMIVESYLVFYVVRGREIEIHRVVHGSRDLDHLI
- a CDS encoding type II toxin-antitoxin system prevent-host-death family antitoxin; this translates as MPIIKSISSLRNRTREIAMICHKEDEPVYLTTNGEGDLVVMSISHYERLKGQVDLFEKLGVAQGQSAAKKKGITHELMMTKLRRRANVR
- a CDS encoding M20/M25/M40 family metallo-hydrolase encodes the protein MKRSFFFVFAALVLATAIAVSQPARPFVDTTAIAAIKDEALKRSEVMQTLSYLCDVYGPRLTWSPEYKQAAQWTSGKLKEWGLQDVHYENWAPVGKGWTLKRFSAQVLGPKAFPLIAYPKAWSPSTDGPVRGEVVYLKAGAESDLETFKGKLKDAIVLLDAPRPLRAHFQADATRFTDSALVRYANADMPVGGAMPDSSMIQYYVKMMQWSAKKLAFCQKEGAAVIVNNASGDDGTVFTAEASSGYVPQGLSDLFSPATSAYGEKAPAIVPQVSIATEDYNRIMRMIEKGQKVTAEINLEVSMTKPDSAFNIVAEIPGTDLKDEIVMIGGHFDSWHAGTGATDNGTGTAVCMEAVRILQKLGLKPRRTIRIGLWGGEEQGLFGSRAYVARHFAEQDGDFISMMMGRGGPIKKKAEHDKFSVYFNHDNGTGKVRGVWMQGNESVRLIFREWLAKYNDPTAQTLSLSNTSGTDHLSFDGVGLPGFQFIQDPIDYNTRTHHSNEDVWDRAQDGDLKQASAIMAIFAYNAAMQPEKFPRKPMPGTK
- a CDS encoding TonB-dependent receptor, which translates into the protein MRRPTFFLVLPLLLVLVIHVGLSQTPRKDTLEFKYPEVVVTGSRMTLPLKEIPFSTSIVGPEVVQTLSRAVAMDEALKLVPGVKVDNQANGGRVHLSIRGQGILTERGIRGIKILLDGIPLNDPTGFAPDFFDVEYAALERIEVLRGLAASIYGGSASGGIINIVTQNAHNVPISGDAAFTGGSNGFWKAFGQFGGSTPAINYRVSLSRTMGNGYRDHTHFWSNIAYGKATWTPSASFQLNPIFSRSETFHENPEGINLDQYKQNARQANPDAIPFNEYLATNRTTVGTTGSLRFGERQSLDFGAYVKGTLFTEANNRTFNHRTISTPGASIQYTVRSGEEADHLRGRLSFGVDAQWQSIDEHRVDNLHAVEGDTIRSKEEIEQSGAGVFLLGKLDLGRNYGLMACLRYDNIHNELKDLLKTPLDLSGNADFSRTTARVGFTYSPQQDVTMFASWGQGFMPPATEELAQNPDHFGGFNTHLTSATSEGFEVGVRQTMGSHLHYEFTGFSLITANDFDRYRIADPLRNQETFYRNSASSRRAGAEVSLEYTPHAEFDIQAAYTFSAFQYSNSKPIQVVMDDPAVQKFIKDGSWLPNSPKHQFAFDARYTISEGFSIGLTAETMSKTYIDGANIETEAADGYALFHARMSYDLGFAGHRVELSFQIRNITDKEYIAFTEPDPGGNAYQPAARREMFGGVRLHF